In Aurantimicrobium minutum, the following proteins share a genomic window:
- the ligA gene encoding NAD-dependent DNA ligase LigA, which translates to MSGDALFGDDLEIVPELSEFEKAQHEAEELTSKILDARDAYYERDESLIADVEYDALIHRLEEIEREYPELQGQDSPTLSVGGKATELFAPVAHAARMMSLDNVFSEEQFMDWAARIRKDTGREVNYLCELKIDGLAINLRYENGVLVSAATRGDGVVGEDVTANVLTIKSIPTRLAGQGHPALVEVRGEIFFPVEAFRKLNVELAQAGEKVFANPRNAASGSLRQKDPEKTATRPLSMLVHGIGAWEDTPVPTQSEVYELLKSWGLPTSTHYRVVSSAQEAAAFIREMGAARDSVEHEIDGIVIKVDDMATQRELGSTSRAPRWAIAYKYPPEQVNTKLVDIRVSVGRTGRATPYAVVEPVKVAGSTVEFATLHNQDVVKAKGVLIGDTIVIRKAGDVIPEVLGPVLELRDGTERAFVMPEGCPECGAKLAPASEGDIDLRCPNQKSCPAQVRGRVEHIGSRGGLDIEGLGEVAATALTNHKDGEQPPLETEANLFALTLEDLKKVPYFVNADGTESKNAVELIANLELAKTKPLWRLLVSLNIRHVGPVAARALANHFGSLDAIRSASIDELAAVDGVGTIIAESLKNWFDVDWHQDIIEQWKVAGVQFAIPGHAGPGAVAEIEGPCSGLTIVATGSLEGFTREGAQEAIISAGGKPASSVSKKTDFVAAGPGAGSKLTKAEELGIPVLDAEGFEKLLAEGPSAFGSVD; encoded by the coding sequence ATGAGTGGGGACGCTCTGTTCGGTGATGATTTAGAAATCGTTCCCGAACTCAGTGAGTTCGAGAAAGCTCAACACGAAGCCGAAGAGCTGACTTCCAAAATCTTGGATGCTCGTGACGCCTATTACGAGCGAGACGAAAGCCTTATTGCTGACGTTGAATACGACGCACTGATTCACCGTCTGGAAGAAATCGAACGCGAATATCCCGAGCTTCAGGGACAAGACAGCCCCACATTGTCTGTTGGTGGGAAGGCTACTGAGCTTTTTGCTCCAGTTGCCCACGCCGCACGCATGATGAGCCTGGACAATGTTTTTTCCGAGGAACAGTTCATGGACTGGGCGGCACGTATTCGAAAAGACACTGGGCGTGAGGTCAACTATCTCTGCGAGCTGAAGATAGATGGCTTGGCCATCAACCTTCGCTATGAAAACGGTGTGCTCGTTTCTGCTGCAACCCGAGGTGATGGTGTTGTTGGAGAAGATGTCACTGCGAATGTGTTGACGATCAAGTCCATTCCCACGCGTCTTGCCGGGCAAGGGCACCCGGCACTGGTCGAAGTGCGCGGAGAAATCTTCTTTCCCGTAGAAGCATTCCGAAAATTGAATGTGGAATTAGCTCAGGCTGGTGAGAAGGTCTTCGCTAACCCGCGTAACGCCGCAAGTGGGTCCCTCAGGCAAAAAGACCCAGAAAAAACTGCTACACGCCCTCTGAGCATGCTGGTGCACGGAATTGGTGCGTGGGAAGACACTCCCGTCCCCACGCAGTCAGAGGTGTATGAGCTCTTGAAGAGCTGGGGACTTCCCACATCAACGCATTACCGCGTAGTCAGCTCCGCACAAGAGGCGGCCGCCTTCATCCGAGAGATGGGTGCAGCTCGGGATTCTGTAGAACACGAAATCGATGGCATCGTCATCAAGGTCGATGACATGGCCACTCAGCGTGAGCTGGGATCCACTTCTCGCGCGCCACGTTGGGCTATCGCCTACAAATACCCACCCGAGCAGGTCAACACCAAGCTGGTCGATATTCGGGTCAGCGTGGGTCGCACCGGACGGGCCACACCCTATGCGGTCGTCGAACCCGTCAAGGTTGCCGGCTCCACCGTAGAGTTCGCTACTTTGCACAACCAAGACGTGGTCAAGGCCAAGGGTGTGCTCATCGGTGACACCATCGTCATTCGCAAGGCTGGCGATGTTATTCCTGAAGTTCTCGGCCCCGTGCTGGAACTGCGTGATGGCACTGAGCGTGCGTTCGTGATGCCCGAAGGCTGCCCAGAGTGTGGTGCAAAGCTGGCACCTGCCTCTGAGGGTGATATTGATCTGCGGTGCCCTAACCAAAAGAGTTGCCCTGCCCAGGTTCGTGGCCGTGTCGAACACATCGGTTCACGAGGTGGCCTCGACATTGAAGGTCTCGGCGAAGTAGCTGCAACGGCACTGACAAACCATAAAGATGGCGAACAGCCCCCGCTTGAAACCGAAGCCAACCTGTTTGCGTTGACCTTAGAAGATCTCAAAAAAGTTCCCTACTTCGTTAATGCTGACGGCACTGAATCCAAAAACGCAGTGGAGCTCATTGCGAATTTGGAGCTAGCAAAAACGAAGCCGCTGTGGCGTTTGCTTGTTTCGCTCAATATTCGCCACGTTGGGCCTGTTGCCGCGAGAGCACTGGCAAATCATTTCGGTTCTCTGGATGCCATTCGTTCCGCCAGCATTGACGAGCTTGCAGCTGTCGATGGCGTCGGCACCATCATTGCTGAGTCATTGAAGAATTGGTTTGATGTTGACTGGCATCAGGACATCATTGAGCAATGGAAGGTAGCTGGTGTTCAGTTTGCAATTCCTGGACACGCGGGCCCTGGTGCTGTTGCAGAGATTGAAGGCCCCTGTTCTGGACTGACCATAGTTGCCACGGGATCTCTCGAAGGATTCACTCGCGAGGGAGCTCAGGAAGCAATCATCTCTGCAGGTGGCAAGCCCGCATCGAGTGTGTCGAAGAAGACAGACTTTGTTGCCGCAGGACCAGGTGCTGGATCAAAGCTTACGAAGGCAGAAGAACTGGGTATTCCGGTTCTGGATGCTGAAGGGTTCGAGAAGCTTCTTGCCGAAGGACCCAGTGCCTTTGGCTCGGTAGACTAA
- the mnmA gene encoding tRNA 2-thiouridine(34) synthase MnmA — translation MRVLAAMSGGVDSAVAAARAVEAGHDVVGVHLALSRMPGTLRTGARGCCTIEDSMDAQRAATMLGIPYYVWDFSERFKSDVVEDFISEYQAGRTPNPCMRCNEKIKFAALMEKALALGFDAVCTGHYANVVPDAHGNLELHRASAWAKDQSYVLGVLTSEQLAHAMFPLGDTPSKDLIRAEAAQRGLSVAQKPDSHDICFIPDGDTRGWLADKVGISEGDIVDTEGNKLGTHEGTPGFTIGQRKGLHIGTPAPDGQPRFVLEIRPKSNTVVVGPREALDITEIAGTSYTWCGQAQENPETAFEVDVQIRAHADPVPAIAQLVGDELVVRPTTPLNSVAAGQTAVIYVGTRVLGQFTISRTVSDLNTVLTEKATT, via the coding sequence ATGCGAGTTTTAGCGGCGATGAGCGGTGGAGTAGATTCTGCCGTTGCTGCTGCGCGCGCTGTTGAAGCGGGCCATGACGTTGTTGGCGTTCATCTTGCCCTGAGCCGTATGCCCGGAACTTTGCGCACCGGAGCCAGGGGCTGCTGCACGATCGAAGATTCGATGGACGCCCAGCGTGCTGCCACAATGCTGGGCATTCCCTATTACGTGTGGGACTTCTCCGAACGCTTCAAATCAGATGTGGTGGAAGATTTCATCTCTGAATATCAAGCTGGCCGCACGCCAAATCCCTGCATGCGCTGCAATGAGAAGATCAAGTTTGCTGCCCTGATGGAGAAGGCACTGGCCTTAGGTTTTGATGCGGTCTGCACTGGCCACTACGCCAATGTTGTTCCAGATGCCCACGGCAATCTTGAACTTCACAGGGCAAGTGCCTGGGCTAAAGACCAGTCCTATGTCTTGGGGGTCCTTACCAGTGAGCAGTTAGCTCATGCCATGTTCCCGCTCGGGGACACTCCGTCCAAGGATCTCATTCGCGCAGAAGCTGCACAGCGCGGCCTCAGTGTTGCGCAAAAGCCAGACAGTCATGACATTTGTTTCATTCCAGATGGAGATACTCGAGGCTGGTTGGCAGACAAAGTGGGCATCAGCGAGGGTGACATCGTTGACACTGAGGGCAACAAACTAGGCACACACGAAGGAACCCCGGGATTCACCATTGGTCAACGCAAGGGTCTTCACATTGGAACCCCCGCCCCAGATGGTCAGCCTCGGTTTGTTCTAGAAATTCGGCCCAAGTCCAACACTGTTGTTGTTGGTCCTCGCGAAGCACTGGACATCACTGAGATTGCAGGCACCAGTTACACCTGGTGTGGCCAAGCTCAAGAAAACCCTGAAACTGCTTTTGAGGTTGATGTTCAGATTCGTGCTCACGCAGATCCTGTACCTGCGATAGCTCAGTTGGTTGGTGACGAACTTGTCGTTCGTCCGACCACCCCACTGAACTCTGTCGCAGCAGGGCAAACAGCAGTCATTTATGTGGGTACGAGGGTGTTGGGCCAGTTCACCATTTCTCGCACCGTCAGTGATCTCAACACTGTGCTCACCGAGAAGGCCACCACATGA
- a CDS encoding cysteine desulfurase family protein, producing the protein MAYLDHAASTPVRPEAAQAFTDALHLAGNPSSVHRHGQAARALVEDAREYLATVLGCEPIEIIFTSGGTESINLALVGLFRASVEKDAKRNRIIVPEAEHHATLDTVLWLQEHEGAVLEWIPVDSLGRIDVTELKETLERAGSAVALMTMLWANNEVGTIQPAAEVAALAAQYKVPLHIDAVSAFGHIPINFAQLREETGAEGATGLVAMSLSGHKFGSVPGVGLLIASRHAQLEPLIHGGGQQRGLRSGTLDAPAISSMAIAALMTDKGFAEQTRRLSTLRDLTISKIQELVPEAVLSGDRVNRLDNNVNFTFPGCQSDSLLFLLDAMGVSVSTGSACQAGVAQPSHVLLAMGYDEKGASSAIRVSLGHSTTEEELEEFFAALPEAYERARRAGTTS; encoded by the coding sequence GTGGCCTATCTCGACCATGCCGCCTCCACTCCAGTGCGCCCCGAAGCAGCTCAAGCATTCACAGATGCCCTCCACCTGGCAGGAAACCCCTCTTCTGTTCACCGCCACGGTCAAGCGGCTCGAGCACTTGTTGAAGACGCCAGAGAATATCTGGCCACCGTGCTCGGGTGTGAACCCATTGAAATCATCTTTACCTCCGGTGGCACCGAATCCATCAACCTCGCCCTCGTCGGGCTCTTTCGGGCATCTGTTGAGAAAGACGCTAAGCGCAACCGCATTATTGTTCCTGAAGCAGAACACCACGCCACCTTAGACACCGTGTTGTGGTTGCAAGAGCACGAGGGTGCAGTACTTGAGTGGATTCCCGTCGACAGCCTGGGACGCATAGATGTCACTGAACTTAAAGAGACGCTCGAGCGTGCCGGTAGTGCTGTAGCTCTGATGACCATGTTGTGGGCCAATAACGAGGTGGGCACCATCCAGCCTGCGGCGGAAGTTGCCGCGCTCGCCGCACAATACAAGGTTCCTCTCCATATCGATGCGGTTTCTGCATTTGGCCATATCCCCATCAACTTTGCCCAGCTGCGCGAAGAAACAGGTGCAGAAGGAGCAACTGGTCTTGTTGCTATGAGTCTTTCTGGCCACAAGTTCGGTTCCGTGCCCGGTGTCGGTCTGCTCATCGCCAGCAGGCACGCCCAGCTGGAACCCCTCATTCATGGTGGGGGACAGCAACGTGGCCTGCGCAGTGGAACACTCGATGCTCCAGCCATCTCTTCTATGGCTATTGCCGCGTTGATGACAGATAAAGGGTTTGCTGAGCAAACTCGGCGATTGAGCACACTGCGTGATCTCACAATCTCGAAAATCCAAGAGTTGGTTCCTGAGGCTGTTCTCAGTGGTGATCGCGTCAACCGCCTCGATAACAACGTCAACTTCACCTTCCCGGGCTGCCAGAGTGATTCCCTACTCTTCTTGCTTGATGCCATGGGGGTCTCAGTCTCCACCGGTTCAGCATGTCAGGCTGGCGTGGCGCAGCCTTCCCACGTATTACTGGCGATGGGCTATGACGAAAAGGGAGCATCTTCTGCTATCCGCGTCTCACTAGGTCACAGCACAACCGAAGAAGAACTTGAAGAATTCTTTGCCGCACTGCCTGAGGCATATGAGCGTGCACGAAGGGCCGGCACAACTTCCTAG
- the glgX gene encoding glycogen debranching protein GlgX, with protein sequence MTIPPALNNLGVRQTGNGGELKVFSAHAEGIDLLVYEAPGSNHIAERHSLKKGKAGVWSTTSSKLIPGAEYSLQAWGPAGPQDSFSVEELLIDPYAKGLSKVGNQWRNVVVDTSFDWEDSTKPQTPLDQSVIYEAHVRGLTKMHPSVPLELRGTYAGLGHEAMTTYLTELGVTAVELLPVHTFVSEEHLLRQGLTNYWGYNTLNFFTPHEAYATHESRAEGPSAVLREFKQMVKDLHAAGLEVILDVVYNHTAEEGKFGPRLSFRGLDNASYYRQTPDGEYIDTTGCGNSLNASEPVVQKLILDSLRYWAEEVQVDGFRFDLAVTLGRNEDAEYEKDHPLLEAIRTDPVLSNTKLIAEPWDVGLGGWQTGNFADGWHEWNDRYRDRIRNFWLPDIAQARETGIAPTGVGGFATRLAGSSNTFSAERGPVASVNFITAHDGFTLNDLTMYNYKHNIGNGEDNRDGTDNNRSFNHGVEGPTDNPDVIAARRRTMRNLMGTLLLSAGIPMITAGDEFGRTQHGNNNAYCHDSPLTWVNWELQEWQQDMLATTKHLTKMRQEHPALRPTKFGVFGERIPSASQVDWYNTQGEMMELEDWEDPHNRTLQYVAASTPESGDFNRILMIIHGTEQPTSVVVPKHEGVLFYEPLWFSPHHTPRDVPGVLRPGETFKLTGTSILLFNAANS encoded by the coding sequence GTGACTATCCCTCCTGCACTGAACAACCTTGGCGTGCGCCAAACCGGAAACGGTGGCGAGCTCAAGGTTTTTAGTGCGCATGCTGAGGGAATTGACCTACTGGTCTATGAGGCTCCCGGCAGCAACCACATAGCTGAACGCCACTCGTTGAAAAAGGGAAAGGCAGGGGTGTGGAGCACCACATCCTCCAAGCTCATTCCTGGTGCTGAGTATTCGCTGCAAGCATGGGGCCCTGCAGGTCCGCAAGATTCCTTCTCGGTTGAAGAACTCCTCATTGATCCCTACGCCAAAGGTTTGAGCAAGGTTGGTAACCAGTGGCGCAATGTCGTAGTAGACACCAGCTTTGATTGGGAAGACTCGACCAAACCACAGACCCCACTGGATCAATCCGTCATTTATGAGGCACATGTTCGAGGTCTAACCAAGATGCATCCGAGTGTTCCGCTCGAACTGCGCGGAACATATGCCGGTCTTGGTCACGAAGCGATGACGACCTACCTCACCGAGCTGGGCGTGACCGCAGTTGAGCTACTGCCGGTGCACACCTTTGTCTCCGAAGAACACCTTCTTCGACAGGGCCTGACCAACTACTGGGGTTACAACACCCTTAATTTCTTCACTCCCCACGAGGCGTATGCCACCCATGAATCTCGCGCAGAGGGACCATCTGCGGTGCTTCGCGAATTCAAACAGATGGTCAAGGACCTCCACGCTGCTGGATTAGAGGTCATTCTTGATGTGGTGTACAACCACACTGCTGAGGAAGGTAAGTTCGGCCCACGTCTGAGCTTCCGAGGCTTAGACAACGCGAGCTACTACCGCCAAACACCCGATGGTGAATATATCGACACCACAGGGTGCGGCAATTCTTTGAATGCCTCTGAGCCTGTTGTCCAAAAACTGATTCTTGATTCGCTGCGTTACTGGGCCGAAGAGGTTCAGGTTGACGGGTTCCGTTTTGACCTTGCTGTGACCTTGGGTCGCAATGAGGATGCAGAGTACGAAAAAGACCACCCACTGCTCGAGGCAATACGAACTGATCCTGTGCTCTCCAACACCAAGCTCATCGCGGAGCCGTGGGATGTTGGCTTAGGCGGCTGGCAGACCGGAAACTTTGCAGATGGCTGGCACGAATGGAACGACCGCTACCGCGATCGCATCCGTAACTTCTGGCTTCCTGATATTGCACAGGCTCGAGAGACCGGCATTGCACCCACCGGTGTGGGCGGTTTCGCCACCCGTCTGGCAGGATCAAGCAACACATTCTCTGCTGAGCGCGGCCCGGTCGCCTCCGTGAACTTCATCACCGCACATGATGGCTTTACGTTGAACGATTTGACGATGTACAACTACAAGCACAACATCGGTAACGGTGAAGATAACCGTGATGGAACGGATAACAACCGCTCCTTCAATCATGGTGTGGAAGGCCCCACAGATAATCCAGATGTGATTGCTGCACGCCGGCGCACGATGCGTAATTTGATGGGCACATTGCTTCTGTCCGCAGGTATCCCCATGATTACCGCCGGCGATGAATTCGGTCGCACCCAGCACGGAAACAACAACGCTTATTGTCACGACTCCCCCTTGACCTGGGTGAACTGGGAGCTCCAGGAGTGGCAGCAAGACATGCTCGCCACCACCAAACACCTTACAAAGATGCGCCAGGAACATCCGGCACTGCGTCCAACAAAGTTTGGTGTCTTCGGCGAGCGCATTCCCAGTGCCAGTCAGGTTGATTGGTACAACACCCAGGGCGAAATGATGGAGTTGGAGGATTGGGAAGATCCTCACAACCGCACGCTGCAATATGTTGCCGCGAGCACCCCAGAATCTGGTGATTTCAACCGTATTTTGATGATCATTCACGGAACCGAACAACCCACTTCTGTGGTGGTCCCCAAACATGAGGGGGTTCTCTTCTACGAGCCACTGTGGTTTAGTCCCCACCACACTCCTCGAGATGTTCCCGGCGTGCTTCGCCCAGGTGAGACGTTCAAACTCACGGGAACATCCATTTTGTTGTTCAACGCTGCAAACTCGTAG
- a CDS encoding alpha-1,4-glucan--maltose-1-phosphate maltosyltransferase, giving the protein MEPSSIGRIPILDVRPDLGVPELSAKSFVGEVVPFSATCFREGHDLIGVALHLRNPEGKSSRLQMHSAGPGTDRWIVQAQPDKPGAWTFTVEAYSDDYATWHHNAEVKIPLGIDVELMLTIGSELFTRASKEPSRTATHRKKLAAVATALADTTIDPLIRFEKASGEEVDALLSHAPISSLETFSAEYPLRVERVRAGFANWYEFFPRSEGAKLNADGSWTSGTFRTAAKRLTAVAKMGFNVLYMPPIHPIGTINRKGPNNTLVTNPGDPGSPWAIGSADGGHDAIHPDLGDFSDFAFFLKEAKKNGLEVALDLALQAAPDHPWVKTNPEWFTTLPDGSIAFAENPPKKYQDIYPINFDNDPEGIRAEVLRVVLFWISQGITTFRVDNPHTKPVDFWEWLIAEVNSKHPEVVFLAEAFTRPAMMQTLAKVGFQQSYSYFTWRNTKWELEEFFRSISNDTADFMRPNLFVNTPDILTEYLQFGGPAAFTIRATLAATAAPLWGVYTGFELYESVARPGAEEYIDNEKFEYKFRDWAAIDKAGTSLAPYLTQLNTIRAEHPALGQLRNITIQRTDDDAILCYSKHLDAQFTGTGSSDTLIIVVNTDPHSVRETTVHLDLTTLGATHGDTLTVTNLITGTEWTWGADNYVRLDPFTEPVHILHVSGVNS; this is encoded by the coding sequence ATGGAACCCTCATCCATCGGCCGCATTCCCATTCTCGACGTTCGCCCTGATCTGGGGGTGCCTGAGCTTTCTGCGAAATCGTTTGTCGGAGAAGTTGTCCCTTTCAGCGCGACATGTTTCCGTGAAGGTCACGACCTGATCGGTGTTGCACTGCATTTACGCAACCCCGAAGGAAAGTCTTCGAGGCTTCAGATGCACTCTGCAGGTCCTGGCACCGACAGGTGGATTGTTCAAGCACAGCCAGATAAGCCTGGTGCGTGGACTTTCACCGTTGAGGCCTACTCGGATGACTATGCAACATGGCATCACAACGCTGAGGTTAAGATTCCTCTAGGAATTGATGTGGAGTTGATGCTGACCATCGGCTCCGAGCTGTTCACTCGAGCTTCCAAGGAGCCCTCGAGGACCGCTACCCACCGCAAAAAACTGGCGGCTGTTGCAACCGCATTGGCAGATACAACTATTGACCCACTGATTCGTTTTGAAAAAGCCAGTGGCGAAGAAGTTGATGCCCTGCTTTCACACGCCCCGATTTCTAGCTTGGAAACCTTCTCCGCTGAATACCCACTTCGTGTAGAGCGCGTGCGTGCCGGGTTTGCTAACTGGTATGAATTCTTCCCCCGCTCCGAGGGGGCCAAGCTCAATGCAGATGGTTCCTGGACGTCGGGTACCTTCCGCACGGCAGCCAAACGTTTAACGGCTGTGGCAAAAATGGGCTTCAACGTTTTATACATGCCCCCCATTCACCCCATCGGCACCATCAACCGTAAAGGCCCCAACAACACCTTGGTCACAAACCCAGGTGACCCAGGCTCTCCGTGGGCTATTGGTTCTGCAGACGGCGGCCATGATGCTATCCATCCCGACCTGGGTGACTTTTCTGACTTTGCCTTTTTCCTCAAAGAAGCAAAAAAGAACGGGCTCGAGGTTGCATTAGATCTTGCCCTGCAAGCAGCTCCTGATCACCCGTGGGTAAAAACAAACCCTGAATGGTTTACCACCCTGCCCGATGGCAGCATTGCCTTCGCAGAAAACCCACCCAAGAAGTATCAAGACATCTACCCCATCAATTTTGATAACGACCCTGAAGGCATTCGTGCTGAGGTTCTGCGGGTGGTTTTGTTCTGGATTTCTCAGGGAATCACCACATTCAGGGTTGACAACCCACACACCAAACCAGTCGATTTCTGGGAATGGCTGATTGCTGAAGTTAACAGCAAACATCCCGAAGTTGTTTTTTTAGCTGAAGCGTTTACTCGCCCAGCCATGATGCAAACTCTTGCCAAAGTGGGATTCCAGCAGTCATATTCTTATTTCACCTGGCGCAACACGAAGTGGGAGTTGGAAGAATTCTTCCGCTCGATTTCGAATGACACGGCAGATTTCATGCGGCCTAACCTTTTTGTGAACACGCCAGATATTCTCACCGAATACTTGCAATTCGGGGGGCCTGCCGCCTTCACTATTCGCGCCACGCTCGCGGCAACAGCCGCACCACTGTGGGGTGTGTACACCGGTTTTGAGCTCTATGAATCTGTTGCCCGCCCAGGTGCAGAGGAATATATCGATAACGAAAAGTTCGAATATAAATTCCGCGATTGGGCTGCCATCGACAAGGCCGGGACCTCCCTAGCTCCCTATCTGACACAGTTGAACACAATCCGTGCAGAACACCCTGCTTTGGGACAACTGCGCAACATCACCATTCAGCGCACTGACGATGATGCAATCCTGTGTTACAGCAAACACTTGGATGCCCAATTTACGGGAACCGGAAGCTCCGACACCCTCATCATCGTGGTGAACACTGACCCTCACTCAGTGCGTGAAACCACCGTGCATTTGGATCTCACCACGCTCGGCGCCACACACGGTGACACCCTCACCGTAACCAACCTCATCACCGGCACAGAATGGACTTGGGGTGCAGATAACTACGTACGCTTGGATCCTTTCACTGAGCCAGTCCATATTTTGCATGTGAGCGGAGTGAACTCGTGA